Genomic segment of Prionailurus viverrinus isolate Anna chromosome B4, UM_Priviv_1.0, whole genome shotgun sequence:
CACTGTAGACTCCAGAACCTGTGGAGGCTCCTAGGAATCATGACCTTGAGGGGAACAACAGCTATTAAGCTCTGTGGGATTgcttttttgagataaaattcaccattttatttatttttaaaagattttattctttaaaagaataaattacttaaagtaatctctacaccctacaTGAAGttccaactcacaacccccagatcaagggtcacatgctccacacagaccgagccagccaggcgcccccaggagtcACCATTTTAAAGGGTACCATTCCATGGCCGAGCTCTTGCTTGACCGGTACATCTCGCTAACCCTCTCCCTACACCGGCACTAAAGCCCTCAGAGAACCTCCACAAGCTCCCACAGCTCCCACCGGGCGCCGTGCCCTCCCCGCACTCAGGGACCTCCTCCGCCAGCATGCGAACAGGCTGGCTCTCTGCTCCCTTCGCAGGAAACCCTCTGCAGAGAGCTCTCCAGACCAGCTGGCTCCTCCACCCTCAGGCCCTTGCCCACGTCCCACTGCGGAGCCCTGGTCGAGGCCACCACTGGCCACCACAGTGCTAACCCCGTGACCAGGTCTGGGTTCCTGTCTCCCCCGACTGCCCGGTGACAGCCCCGGACTTCAGGACTTCACCATCTTGAATGCACCCTCCCACTCTGCCCACGGCCAGACGTCACCTGCTCGTGCCCCTGGGTTCCGCCTCACCCTCCTCTCTGCTCGCCAGATCTCCTGGCTCTGAACGTCAATCCCGATGACAACTCCCAGTACCTGCCTTCACGTGACAGACTGCCCTGCTTGGCGGTCTCGGGAGACACACCTGAGCCTGACGGGCTGCACTGATGCACCCCAGTGCGCCCCCTGCGTCTCCCCCCGAAGTCCTGCAGCTGCAGGCTGGTGACTCAGGCCGAACCCTTCATACCCTCTCGTCCATGGCTGCTCTCCTGTCATCCCGCCACATGCCTAGTCCGTAAGAAAAGCAACTAGCTCTCTGAAATACACCCACACTCAAGTGCTTCTCCACTTCCCTACCACAGCCTGACCCAGGCCCCCTGGCCTCACCTGGATTCCCACAGCTGCCCTTCCAGCTGGAACAGCCCTCCACTTGACTTCATCCAGAGCCCAAGTCCTGCTCGGCGCCCGTGAGGGCTCGTGCTCTGCCCCGACGtgcacctcctccccctcctctccctcctgtgctcatgccGCTCCTCCAACACACCTGGCCTCACGGGTGCCCCTCAGGGAGCTCAACAAGGCCAACCCAACCGCTCTCAGGCCCCTCagaccctcccccgccccgacTTTCCATAGTATTTACTCCTCACACGTGACAGAACTCACTCGTCTACGGATGCCTCTCCTCACACTAGACCGTGCAAAGGCAAACGTCTCCGTTTTGCTCATCACTACACCCCATGCTGCGGGGACAGTGCCCACCACGCGGTGGGTGCTGGGGTAAAACACTGCTACTTGAGGGCTGCACCCCCTGGCTGGTTCTTGCCCAAGCCATGGAGATGGGATGTGTCTCAGCTGTTGTTACATCCAAACTATGGGGCCTTTCATCCATTAAGTGTCCTTTCCATAACTAGACAAAAACCAGTAAATCAACCACCCCAGGACTGAAAACAACCTctgaagaaaggagaaggttgGCTGGGAGGCAGCTCGGGAGTCTGGGCTTTACCTCCACTCTGAATAAGAATGTCAAACAGGTCATCCATCTGCTGGCTGGAGGAACCATTTTCCTGtgaaacaaaatagcaaaaagaaaaaaaaaaaaaagatgacaatcTAGAACAGGAGGCTCCCAGCctggctcagggcagagccccttccttctgcccttGAGCCAGCAGCCAAACCTGCCGAGTCCACCGGCCTGTGCTCAGGCTCCCAGAGCTCGCTCATTCTGCCCCCCGGCCCCGCCAGGCCCACTCTGACCCTGTAACACCCACTCCTGCCTGCCCCTATCCTCCAGCTGGGCTTGGTGGGGGGATTGTGGGAGCCCAGcccaggcagccccccaccctggccaggCCCCAGTCTACCTTCTTCACCTGCtgtctgggctgctggctcacaGCTTCCTCATAGCCAGGCGGCTCCTTCTTCAGCAGAGAAGTGGGGGTCCCAAAGAGGGGCTGTGATGGGTGCTCTGGGTCCATCTGGGCTGGTGGGCCAGGGGCTGCCGGAGAACCAGGCTGGGACAAGGGCTGGACAGGAGAACAGTGAGAGAACCGGTGGCGGCATGAGGAAAGGAGGCCCAGGGCCCTGCACAATCCGGGACGGCAAGGCAGGGGCGCCCACCTTCTGGGCCGGGACAACTTGTTAGCTGCCCTGGCCTTTAGGAAGCCTGCATGGAAGCCATCGGGGCAGAAAAGGATAGGGGATGGGGGAAGCCCTGACCTCTGACCCTGCAGAAGGTGGGGTAGACATGAGGCCGCTGGCCACGCGGCTTTGGTACCAGCCACCTGGGAAAGGAGGGGTTCTGGGCTCCTTCGGCCTCTCCTCCCTGTCTGCCTGAGGCTGCTCAGGGGCCTCGGTCTCCCATCCTGAGGTGCCTGGTTCCTGTCACTGTCCTCTCCTCCGCGCCAGGGCTCTGCAGGGCCGAGAAGCCACGCGAAGCCTAAAGCAGCCTCACCTTTGGACCGGCCAGGGTGGAGGGTCTGGGCCGTGAGGGTGGCAGCAGCAGGGAGCTGGCTGCCAGCACAGCTTAGTGGGGCACAGCTGGCTTCTCTGGGCGCGGGAGGGGAGTAGGGCTAGCACCAGGCTCGGCCTCTCCCAGGCAAGGGCTTCCCTGACCCTCACCGGGGCCTGTCCCACCCCTACGGAGCAGAGGCAGGCATGGTCCCTGGCCTGGGTGGGGGCTGCCCAGGTCCAGAGCTGGGCAGTCCCTGATGGCTCCACCCTCGTGGCTCTGGGGTCCTGGGCAGCCCCCTTAATCTCCCCAAGTCTCAGTACCCGTCCTTGGTGACACGGGGATGGTGACCCCTCATTTTAGAGGATCGAGTGGAAGTTGAAGGGAAACCAGCCCAGTCTGCCCAGCCATGGGGGCACCTGGTAAACGGGGCTGTCACCGGAGCATCTTCACggtctcccccagcccctgcccctcctccgcccAGGTACCTGCTGGGGGCTCCCGCCGGCCAGGCCGGGGCTGTCCACGTTCTTATTGGTCACGGTGAGGACAAGGTGGGTCCCTGTGGAGTCGGTGATGAGGGTGGGAGGTGTGACCCCCCTGAGGACGCTGGGGCCCTGTGGGCCCAGCAGCAGCTGGGGAGCGGGGGCTGGCTCAGGCTCCGGCAGCACGGCTTCCTGCTTCACCACCACGGCTGGGGGCACCAGGGGACAAGCGTCCGCGTGGTGGGCAGTGGGGGCCGCCAGGCTGGGGCTGAAGGGGTGTGCGGGACCCGGGGGCTGCCGGCTCAGCTGGCAGCTGGAGAAGCTGTTTTCCTGCTTCACTGGGGTgctgaggggggcgggggcggggccgggctgcTGCGCCCGCTTCTCCTGCTCCAGCTGCAGCCTCAGCCACTCCACGAGCTGCTGTTTCTGGCGCAGCATGCGGGTCAGCTCCTCGATCTGCTTGTCCTTTTCCTGCAGCATCTGGTCCTTGTCACGCCCCTCCAGCTCGGCCCGCACCCCGGGGCTCCGGCAGCAGGACCCGGGCCGGGGGCCCTCCTCCTTCACAAGGATCTGTAGCGGTGAGGCCTGGAGGGTGAGCTGGGTCAGTGGCGACGTCACCATCTCTCCAAAGGTGTCCCCGGGTGTGGAGTTCTCATCGCCCGTGCTGAGCAGTGAGCGCTCTGAGGGGGTGGGAGACACGGGGGGTGTAGAGCCCGTGCTGCCAAATTTCACCACTCCATTACCGGTCACCGTGGCCACCACCACCTCAGCCGGGGCCAGGCCCGCTGCCACCAGGGCAGGCCCCGTGCTTAGCCGGGTGGCCGGGAAGGCGACCACCACCTCACCAGCCTTGGGCAAGATGGAGGGGGCAGCAGGGcccttgggggctcctggggcagGGCTGACTTGTTCCTGGTATGCACGCAGGCGCTCGATCAGGTCTGTCTTGGTGCCTGAGACGGGCAGTGACCGCAGCTTTAGCTCCTGCTTCAGCTCCGCCACCTGCAAGGGGCCGAGAGTCAGGGCCGCAGAGCGACAGAGAGAACTGGGTCCAGGCAGGAGGGCAGTCGGGGAGGTGGGAAGGACGAGCCTTTTGTCCACCAGGATTCATTCGTCTGGGTCCCGCTGGTACTTCAGATACaggagcccctgcccctcccacagcctGGAGGGTgagacatgtgtgtgtgtgtgtgtgtgtgtcctgggcCCATCCTCCTCCATCTGGGCACGATGGTCCCTCAGCTGTCCCCAGCCCCAGCGCAGTACCTGGTGCTCAATTACTTAATTGAACCAACTggattttacaggtgagaaaacagacCAGAAAAGTAAAATGACTTCCAGATCTCACCCAGCAAGCAGCAGAGTTAGATGTTAAACCCAGGTCTgatggaccctggagcctgtgcCTAGCCACCCACACGAGGGCTGCATCTTACTGGGGTCGGATCATGACTCGGGAGGGGCTGGTCTGCTTCTGAGGACAAACTCTCCAGGGAGAGTTTGGTCTGTTCCATCTTCTGATCAGGGCAGAAGAAACAGGCCAGGCCCTGAGCATGACCCACCCTCTGAGGTCCCAGGACACGAGCAGGGTCAGTGTCCCAAGCCCCAAACTATTTTCCCAGGCAGATGAACCACGTGTGTGCAGCACATTCAGTGGGGCGCTAACGGACAAAGTAGAAAAGGTGGGGAATTGAAGTCGACGGCCCCacatttgaatcctggctctgccatggGCCGGGTCTGAGACCTCCGACGAGCTCCTCTGTCCTCAACACCTCCACGTGCTCATCCCGAGGCAGTTGGGACAGTCCCTATTTCGCATGCCGCACGGCAAAGGCGAAGGAAGAGCAGTCATATAAAAAGGCGTGGTAAGCCCCAAGGCCCTAGACAGACGCTGGCTGCGGTACTTAATGGTAAGGACTGTGATGACAAGGCAGGTATCACGATAACCAGGGCCAGGCGAGCCTTGGAGCAGGTTCTAAGGGCCTCTGCCGGAGGAGACCGGAGTCCGGAGCTCTGCTCTGCCTACCACCGCCGTGGGTCTTACACCGGCTGCTTTCCACACATAGAAACACTAGGCCAGACCCCAGGGGGAAGGCCAGCCTGGCGGCGGTCCCAGTGTCCCAGCAGGAAGGGCTCGCCCACCTACCTTCATGTCATCCAGGTTGGCAGGCAGGGCTCCCGGCTTGCCAGTCAGTGAGGTGCTGTTCTGACGTGCCAACCCACTGGGACCAGGAGCACCCGAGCTGGAGCCGCTACCGGTAGTGGAGAGGCTGCGTATCGGGGGGGCCCCGCCGCTTCCCGGAGCCTCACCTGCGGGCCTGAGAAGAAGGAAAGGTAGCGATGAGAGCCTGGCCAGCATCACCCTTGGGGCAGAGACGGGTGCGGGGCGTGAGGATTCGGAACAAAGCCTCCTCAAGGATCTGGGTTCACCCGCACCAGGCCCGGCGTCGGCCAGTCGGGCGGGGTAGGGGTGATGGTGGCGAGCGGGTTCCTACTTTGGCGGGGCGGGCAGGATGGTCTGGTAGTTatagtgctgctgctgctgctggttgAGGATCTGGAGCTGGAGGaagagctgctgctgctgcaggatCTTGGCATAGGAGGAGTCCATGGCGGGCGCCCCCTTGTCCTGCTTTTGGTCCGGGGGGATGTACTGGTGATACTTGAGCTTCTTTACCTTTGGCTTCAGCTCCTTGGCTTTCTTGCTGCGCTGCGACTTCTCACTGGCAGACTTGGGTTGGCTTTGCTGAGGGCAGAGGAGACAGCAGGCGCCATCAGGGGGCAGCGTCGGGCTTCTGAGAAGGACCCGTCCGCTCCCCCGCTACCGGACAGCGGCCTCATCAGTGGCCACAAGCGTGCCAGCGGGGAGGCCAGGCACAGCCCCGTTTTCTTAAAAGAGCCTCTGGCCCGGAGACTAATCAACCAAATGCAGACGTCGCCATGACCTCCAGCTAAGAGTAAACACAACAAAGTACCAAACAGCTGGTGGATGGAGCTCACAGCCTCCACATCAGGTACTTTAGGAGACGTGTCACCCCGAGCgctgggggctgggagccagCCCACAAGGCCGAGGAATCCCCCGCGCAAGAGGAAGGGGAGACAAATAGATTTACGCTGTTCTTTCAAATGTGTATGGATAAAGAAAGGCACCAATTGTGCGATAAGGAACAGGCTTGAGGTGGATTTTTGGGGGAAAAACTCCGACATCCGTGGCCGCCAGGAATAGACCCCAGAGGTGAGAGGCACCCGGAAGAACAAACGGCCTGGGCACTGCGACCCTAGCGGGGCAGCTCACTGACTCCTCTGGGATGGGGAAGCCACACGCTCGAAACTTCCTGCCAGCAGCAGGGCCTCGGGGGGCTTTGCAGAGATGGTGCACACAGGGTGGGGACACCACACAGGAGGTCACCAGGGAGCCCCATGAACAAAAAGGTAGCAGCCGGAGGCACAGCAAGGACTCGGCTCCAGTGAGGGAatgggaacctggatggctcccAGGCTGGGAGCAGCAGCAGAGGCACGCGGCTGGCTCCCAGCCAGGGCAGCGTGTGTGTCGGGGGGCAGATGGTAAGAtgagagggagaagcaggtggggcaggaaggaagggaagctGCCCCGGGGTTgagggggagagcagaggtgCAGGCGTGGAGAGGCAGCAGTCTGGAGCGAAATCCCGGAGACCCTGAAGTAGGAGGCTCTGTGGGACAGGGAGGACGGACCCTGGGTCATGGGGCTGCTGAGCTCCATGAACCTCAGTGCCCCACACGGTGTCCCCCACACCAAGGTCCCCCAGGAGGTGTCTTGGGGATTGGTGGTCAGCCTTGTCCCCCAGACATGTTAGGTCAGGTCTtggaggaagagaacagaaaatgccccggggcacctggctggctcagttggttgagcatgcaactcttaatcttgggggtcatgggttcaagacccatgttgggtgtagagat
This window contains:
- the MRTFA gene encoding myocardin-related transcription factor A isoform X2, with the protein product MTLLEPEMLMMAVQSVLQLKLQQRRTREELVSQGIMPPLKSPAAFHEQRRSLERARTEDYLKRKIRSRPERSELVRMHILEETSAEPSLQAKQLKLKRARLADDLNEKIAQRPGPMELVEKNILPVESSLKEAIIVGQVNYPKVADSSSFDEDSSDALSPEQPASHESQGSAPSPLEARVSEPLSSATTLSPTQVVSQLPVGPDSGETLFLAEQPPLPPSLTNGTTAPPAKPTPTLIKQSQPKSASEKSQRSKKAKELKPKVKKLKYHQYIPPDQKQDKGAPAMDSSYAKILQQQQLFLQLQILNQQQQQHYNYQTILPAPPKPAGEAPGSGGAPPIRSLSTTGSGSSSGAPGPSGLARQNSTSLTGKPGALPANLDDMKVAELKQELKLRSLPVSGTKTDLIERLRAYQEQVSPAPGAPKGPAAPSILPKAGEVVVAFPATRLSTGPALVAAGLAPAEVVVATVTGNGVVKFGSTGSTPPVSPTPSERSLLSTGDENSTPGDTFGEMVTSPLTQLTLQASPLQILVKEEGPRPGSCCRSPGVRAELEGRDKDQMLQEKDKQIEELTRMLRQKQQLVEWLRLQLEQEKRAQQPGPAPAPLSTPVKQENSFSSCQLSRQPPGPAHPFSPSLAAPTAHHADACPLVPPAVVVKQEAVLPEPEPAPAPQLLLGPQGPSVLRGVTPPTLITDSTGTHLVLTVTNKNVDSPGLAGGSPQQPLSQPGSPAAPGPPAQMDPEHPSQPLFGTPTSLLKKEPPGYEEAVSQQPRQQENGSSSQQMDDLFDILIQSGEISADFKEPPPSLPGKEKPPSTATCGSPLAAPSPPSAELPQATPPPSGSPALPGRLEDFLESSTGLPLLTSGHEGPEPLSLIDDLHSQMLSSSAILDHPPSPMDTSELHFAPEPSSVGLDLADGHLDSMDWLELSSGGPVLSLAPLGTTTPSLFSTDFLDGHDLQLHWDSCL
- the MRTFA gene encoding myocardin-related transcription factor A isoform X1; the encoded protein is MTLLEPEMLMMAVQSVLQLKLQQRRTREELVSQGIMPPLKSPAAFHEQRRSLERARTEDYLKRKIRSRPERSELVRMHILEETSAEPSLQAKQLKLKRARLADDLNEKIAQRPGPMELVEKNILPVESSLKEAIIVGQVNYPKVADSSSFDEDSSDALSPEQPASHESQGSAPSPLEARVSEPLSSATTLSPTQVVSQLPVGPDSGETLFLAEQPPLPPSLTNGTTAPPAKPTPTLIKQSQPKSASEKSQRSKKAKELKPKVKKLKYHQYIPPDQKQDKGAPAMDSSYAKILQQQQLFLQLQILNQQQQQHYNYQTILPAPPKPAGEAPGSGGAPPIRSLSTTGSGSSSGAPGPSGLARQNSTSLTGKPGALPANLDDMKVAELKQELKLRSLPVSGTKTDLIERLRAYQEQVSPAPGAPKGPAAPSILPKAGEVVVAFPATRLSTGPALVAAGLAPAEVVVATVTGNGVVKFGSTGSTPPVSPTPSERSLLSTGDENSTPGDTFGEMVTSPLTQLTLQASPLQILVKEEGPRPGSCCRSPGVRAELEGRDKDQMLQEKDKQIEELTRMLRQKQQLVEWLRLQLEQEKRAQQPGPAPAPLSTPVKQENSFSSCQLSRQPPGPAHPFSPSLAAPTAHHADACPLVPPAVVVKQEAVLPEPEPAPAPQLLLGPQGPSVLRGVTPPTLITDSTGTHLVLTVTNKNVDSPGLAGGSPQQPLSQPGSPAAPGPPAQMDPEHPSQPLFGTPTSLLKKEPPGYEEAVSQQPRQQVKKENGSSSQQMDDLFDILIQSGEISADFKEPPPSLPGKEKPPSTATCGSPLAAPSPPSAELPQATPPPSGSPALPGRLEDFLESSTGLPLLTSGHEGPEPLSLIDDLHSQMLSSSAILDHPPSPMDTSELHFAPEPSSVGLDLADGHLDSMDWLELSSGGPVLSLAPLGTTTPSLFSTDFLDGHDLQLHWDSCL
- the MRTFA gene encoding myocardin-related transcription factor A isoform X3 → MPPLKSPAAFHEQRRSLERARTEDYLKRKIRSRPERSELVRMHILEETSAEPSLQAKQLKLKRARLADDLNEKIAQRPGPMELVEKNILPVESSLKEAIIVGQVNYPKVADSSSFDEDSSDALSPEQPASHESQGSAPSPLEARVSEPLSSATTLSPTQVVSQLPVGPDSGETLFLAEQPPLPPSLTNGTTAPPAKPTPTLIKQSQPKSASEKSQRSKKAKELKPKVKKLKYHQYIPPDQKQDKGAPAMDSSYAKILQQQQLFLQLQILNQQQQQHYNYQTILPAPPKPAGEAPGSGGAPPIRSLSTTGSGSSSGAPGPSGLARQNSTSLTGKPGALPANLDDMKVAELKQELKLRSLPVSGTKTDLIERLRAYQEQVSPAPGAPKGPAAPSILPKAGEVVVAFPATRLSTGPALVAAGLAPAEVVVATVTGNGVVKFGSTGSTPPVSPTPSERSLLSTGDENSTPGDTFGEMVTSPLTQLTLQASPLQILVKEEGPRPGSCCRSPGVRAELEGRDKDQMLQEKDKQIEELTRMLRQKQQLVEWLRLQLEQEKRAQQPGPAPAPLSTPVKQENSFSSCQLSRQPPGPAHPFSPSLAAPTAHHADACPLVPPAVVVKQEAVLPEPEPAPAPQLLLGPQGPSVLRGVTPPTLITDSTGTHLVLTVTNKNVDSPGLAGGSPQQPLSQPGSPAAPGPPAQMDPEHPSQPLFGTPTSLLKKEPPGYEEAVSQQPRQQVKKENGSSSQQMDDLFDILIQSGEISADFKEPPPSLPGKEKPPSTATCGSPLAAPSPPSAELPQATPPPSGSPALPGRLEDFLESSTGLPLLTSGHEGPEPLSLIDDLHSQMLSSSAILDHPPSPMDTSELHFAPEPSSVGLDLADGHLDSMDWLELSSGGPVLSLAPLGTTTPSLFSTDFLDGHDLQLHWDSCL